The window TGCTATAGTCAAACTGATTTGCAAGGCTGTCTCCAGCAACTCTTGTTAACATAACATATGAAATCGGCGAAAGGTTAAAAACCAAAAGAAATAAGATGTTGCATTTCTTAAAACAGTCTTTCACAACATGcttatgtgcgatgtatgatagtgagcatgtgtgcgtgagtgcttcacgaactctacaacgtgttgagcggtctcagtcagaaaaatgtaacaacttagccggctattgaaccactctttttgggagtggagatttagccgagtggtttctgtctgtggcctctcagctaggcgactgatgccgtatgttgtgggttcgaatcgattgaaaactatccgtatttaaaacacaagaagCAGGCAATGCTATTGACCCGAATTCCATTTCAATGCAAAATAGCGCCCAGACCTCCTGTCGGAGATGGGTCAATTATGACACCACGCGCCAGATCACGCACATACGGCAAACAATGACTTACCCTATCACTAACGAATCTGACTTCTCCTCGTAGAGGAAAGATGACTTTTATCACAAACCAAAAGTCGGGTAATTGATCTAACATTACTGACAAAGACAAACTAAGCATTGACATATTAGCAGTAAGATCATGATCATTTACACACCGACCAGCCAAAggtcaaaaacaaagaaataaacagaATCAGAATCTTTTCTTGAAATAGCCTTTCTCAACAAACCTCtctaacattgagaaaaaaattgagcacTATTCAAACTTAAAATATGCTCCAATACGAAACAAATAGCGTCCAGTACTCCTGTCGGTGACATGTCAATTATGACACACACAGGATTGCGCACGTATAGTGACTAATGTCAATAACGAATCTGAGAGAGAAGATGACCATCACACAAACAAATTGAGGGGATACATAACAACAGAGCGACTAGTGAAGGGACTCCAGTTTGGTCCCGAAATCGTTAGGACGAATTagtcaaaaataaaactgtTATTCGGggagccaggtcacatgacccgGGTCAATGAACCATTTATTCAACACAAAATAACCACAATGAGCCACTCATCCACTGTATCGTAGCACAAACAATGCATAGTAGATCCTATGTGTGAAGTTACCTTCATTTActtaatattatttttgtcaaaacatagAATTGCCTACCagcagagaattttttttcagaacgaAGACATCCTTGGTAGATGGGAGACTTGTCTACAAAAAGGGAAGATTTTGTCAGAACAGAGAAAATTTTGCCAGAACGGAGGATAGTCTCCTAGCGGATAAATTCTTGTCAGAACGGAGAAATTTCTGTCAGAAAGGAGAAATTTTGTCTGAACAGAGAATTGTTGTCTCTTAGCAGAGAAAATTTTAACAGTGCAGAGAACAGTCGTTTTCGTCCATGGTAGTTAAATGACTTCGGTGCCGCACTTTGACCTCTTAAAGCTGTCATTAAGCCGACGCTAACTAAAGGTGCGGTTAAGTAATTGTGAATAAATAGGTTGTGAATGAGAGTAGTGGTGAATATCTAATTTTTATTCGTACAACCTCATCTATTTGTCACGAAAAGTTTAATACCTATTTGACTTTTGTCTTCTTTACATTCGTACAGACCATTGCACCCGTCATGGTGAAAAATTACCTGCATGATCTGACACCATCGGAGTTGCACTGTGTTGTAGTTGGTGGACTGGCAACCGTTGCTGGTAACGTTCTTGGTGCCTACATTAGCTTTGGAATTAGTGCTGCACATCTGATTTCAGCATCTGTCATATCTGCCCCAGCCGCGTTATCCGTCGCTAAAATATTCCACCCTGAGACGAGAAGACCGAAGACGTTGACGGAAAGCAATATTATCATTGAAAAGGGGTACTCTTACTGCTTGTCATCTATACCACTGCTAGTCCATTATGGGAGGGGagagggtacattattgctattattttatgattgttgcaatgccagtgaatttgtagatgcagAAAACATCTTGGGCCACATTGCTGGATAATACAGTAATAATCTgggggatgacgtcacaaaatatATTGGTATTGATAAAGCTGTAATACAATATAATTTGATAAGCAATGCCAAGACAACATATCGGGTTCAATTTGCACAAAATGTACTTTTTATCTTATTGACAGTAGTCTATCGGCATATTGATTGAAGAAAAACTTTGTGGGataccaattttcaaaatgtgcattTCCATGACTTTTGAATCAAATAAGCTGAGCGTTACGACATTTTACTGTTTATCGAGATTTCTAGTTTCCGCTTCTCCAAATTGTGGTCAGTAAGACCGCAGCAGAGAATGGTATGAAATTGACTTTATAATGTCACAGACCCCTATTACGATGCTCGAAATCATCAATGGCTTCAGTTTTGTAGAATTAGGGCATGCCCGATTACTTTGGCAGAAACTGCTGAAGATTACGGAgcgtctgcagtattttgatCTTATGATTTTCAGTCGGCATCTTCTCAACAAAGTACAGAGAACACCAATTTCCAACTCTTCTATCTTTCACAGGAAAGAAAAGAACGTTTTGGAAGCAATGGTTAACGCAGCTCAAGACGGTTTCATGATCTGTGGGGCAATTATATGTCAACTCATTGCAATCTTAGCAACATTGGCTTTCGTTAACGCAGTGTTAGCATGGCTTGGATCGATGGTAAACTGTCCACAGCTTACCTTTCAGGCAAGTATAAATGACTTATAACTAAATAGAACTTGAAGAGAGCGAAGTTCACCATAATATAACAAATattcagatattattacttcatatattattcatatattATTCAATATTATTActtcatattatatatatatatatatatattatatatatatatatatatatatatatatatatatagatagatagatagatagatagatagatagatagtgtgtgtgtgtgtgtgtgtgtggccaAACAGGATTATATAGCTAAAAGAGGATTTTTAGTTGAATGAATCTTGTGCAAGTTACCATAGCGCGCCTTGACAGTGGTTTgcttatttaaaattcaaattgcttGCATTCTATTCACATTTGTATAATCCTGGTAATATAGTAattaaatttatcatttcaGCCTATGGACTCAATGAGAAATTCAATTGTCTACAGTTGAAACTATTCTATGTTGTACTGTTCTGCATTTATTGTATCCCTTACGGAATACgtaacaattttgttttgcagcTCATTTGTCGATATTTATTGTATCCACTTGCTTGGTTGATGGGAGTGGAAATCGCTGACTGCGAGATTGTTGCTGAGCTGATAGGTGTCAAGACCTTCGTTAACGAATTTGTCGCATACTTGCAGTTGGCAGATCATATCAAGAAAGGAGCAATATCGGTATGAATTTCAAACAGAGGAATCTACATTATTAATTGCATTTgattaaaggcccatgagctgtaactctgcaaaatttgtccaacctcaaggtacctccattttcctcagatattcattgcaatctacaaTATTGACGACATAGTCATTAACTGTGACGCAATAACAGTTGTGTGTGGCAGAATAGGCAGgaaaaaaacagatttttgttcattttaaatttcccgccattttcaaaatcttgcaataTTAGGTGAAAAACGGAGAATTTGTTTGTCAAGGTGGAGTGAATTCCTTTCCGTTATTTCAGtcggttgcaccatgttgtatttgtaaagattcaattGTGTACATGAGCCATTTACGCTctttatcatgtagttgcatGGAGATGGTCGTATTTTCGGTgcttactgaaacctccccattCAGTCCGACTCAGTAGATAATTATAGTTGAGTAAACATCTCGTAGTAAGAAGTAAGAACAGTTGTAAAAACTAATTTTGATCTAAATATATAATTATGAATATAATGTCAACACCTGGAGCTTATGTGCTGTTTAGATAACAATGAAGGAGAATACTATGTCATCACAAACATTCTGCATTTgtacttttcattgaaattagcAAAATGTATTCATACCCTTATAATCACATTTCTGACACAGAAAGCAGACATACGTCGTACCTTAGCAATATCGAAACTTCCCCTTAACAAAAACTACGAATATAGACTCTCAAAAGGCATAAACAGATCCTGCAGGTCCATAATTTGTTAAAGACCTAGCTAGAGAATCGTATAACCTCTTTATTATTAGTCAAAACTAATGATATACTAGATATATATCCCTCATGGGGCCAGTTGCCACACTTGTTTTATCGATTTTAACTGCACAGGTCCGATCTCAAGTGATAGCTACTTATGCACTTTGCGGTTTTACCAACCTTGGATGCATCGGAATAATGATTGGGGCGCTAGGACCCATGATGCCGGACAGAAAGGGCGAATTGGCGTTGACATGTATCAGAGCTATCTTTTCAGCCACCATAGCTTGTTGTATGACAGCTTGCGTTGCCGGTGAGTACTTTATATTGAAGTTAGAATCCGGTCTAGTAAGATATAATTTACGCCCAGTTGGTGATGTGTTTACTCTCTCTATTACTTTCCCTCCAGTAgatgataaaaaaatcaaaagtagaTGTTTTTCACACAACATCAAAAGATAAAGGGAATACTTTTAAAACGTAGCATTATTCGTAACATACATATTTGAAGACTTATCATCTACCATTTGATATTAATTtctgcatttgaatattcatcacGCTCCATAATTTTCTTggctatatttttatttatttatttatgatttatttatgAAGATTTATCCAAGCAAACTAAAAAAGGGTCTACATAGGATTTGGTGACCAAAACAGGTGCAAAACACCTATACAAAGTCAGTCCCCATAACATACTACACAtcgagcaaaagaaaaagctgacgtaaaatatacaacaatttgaatttaaaatgaaacaatgaaaaacatttttttaaaaacatccAAATTTGCATAGGTCTACATTTACTACAACACCAGTGGATTGTCCATATACAAGTGTTCTGAGGATCAAATGAATTATAAAATTTGCTCACATACCATTTTATTATTGCCTGGTTAAATGTAAGCGTTGAATTAATGGTCCTCAATGCCCTtggtaaaatattccatcaattGGCTATGCGAAAAGAAGTGATGGTAAGAAAGAGTGTTACAACGATTTAATCGTAATGTAGTTGAATCAGCACTGAGACGGGTGTGAATGTTAGAAGATGAAAACTCAACAAACCTGTGTACGTTCACAGTGTATAATCCAGTAATACATTTATGAAAAAACACAAGGTCAAACACCTCTCTGCAAAATGACAGTGGTAAAAGGTTGACAGAAACCAATCTCTGTTTATAATCAACACCAGTAGGATAATGGAGCATGTATCTAGTCGCTACTTTCTGGATTCTTTCTAATTTAACTAGATTTCGTTTAGAATGTGCTGTCCAAACAACACTTCCATACTCCAGGTGGCCATGAATATAGAGCTCTGATGGTTTTTCTGTCACACTTATAATTACAAGTACGCTTTACCATACCAAGTAATCTATTAAACTTCACGCAAATGCGATCAATATTTGCACAGTTTGTATGTTTTTACTCGCTTCTACATTTTCGAACTCATACGACAATATCCAAAGTGGTATGCCATTTGTTAGACCAGCTCGTACACGCAGATATTCATATAAACATTTGCTTTGAATAACTTCGAGACCACCTACATATAGGATATTAACAGTGAAATCACGCCGAATGACACTGCGAAGAAAGTGATATTGAATTCGACGAATGACATGTAAAGTTGTCTAAAAAGCTATCAAAGTACTGATCTTTCTGTTCGGGGGGATATAACCCAAATttgtatctacatgtatgcagatgGTAAGATAATGAATCGAGAAGTATTGATTTGGACATAAAATGACTCCCAACTAACCTTAGGGTACGCTACACATACGTCGACATGACTCTTACTGCCAGCCGACGAAAATGTAACATCGATTAGGAATATGACCATACGAACGCCACGTCGATGACTGGTAAAACTATCTAATCTAAATGCACTCATATTATCAACATAAAATGTTTCAACGATTATTAAACAGGTAGCATTACGCATGGGCATATAAGCTGAACAATCAAAATACAAGTCTAAATGTTTGTCGTATATTTGTCTTAAATTTAGGTCCTTTGTCACGCTGCCCAAAACACCTGTCAATATGGTCATCAGTGAAGCTATCTTTTCGAATCCTCTCCACATACAGCTTTATCATGAAACTTGCCTATTTTATGTAACTATcgtaattattacatttatgaaagGAACTTTTGATCACAATAAAGTATAATCGTAAAGAACATTTCGTGACGTCAAACATTTATCCTCTTCCTGTAAAGTGCAGACTTTGAACCATATTTACcaagaaatatttcacaaatgaaTAATTAAAGGAAAGACCTACCAATCATAGCATTTTTTCGTAATTCATATAAGAATAAACT of the Ptychodera flava strain L36383 chromosome 20, AS_Pfla_20210202, whole genome shotgun sequence genome contains:
- the LOC139120685 gene encoding solute carrier family 28 member 3-like isoform X3, whose protein sequence is MYMGDKVELGEFLDHSQSEQNPVKVDDLAILAEFEEVHVEIEDDEGDFNLPGNQFTKVQWSVVCWGVGLQLAFGIFILRSTAGYVSFNFLGDQVQTFLEYTDVGSEFVFSAPLEVHFFLFKVLPVIIFCSYIIGLLDYVGIMGWIIKVCAWVMQYTMGVSGVEALCAAANIFVGPTIAPVMVKNYLHDLTPSELHCVVVGGLATVAGNVLGAYISFGISAAHLISASVISAPAALSVAKIFHPETRRPKTLTESNIIIEKGKEKNVLEAMVNAAQDGFMICGAIICQLIAILATLAFVNAVLAWLGSMVNCPQLTFQLICRYLLYPLAWLMGVEIADCEIVAELIGVKTFVNEFVAYLQLADHIKKGAISVRSQVIATYALCGFTNLGCIGIMIGALGPMMPDRKGELALTCIRAIFSATIACCMTACVAGLLYDDGRRLFDSSDIIDDIANATSSFLANTTDTPM
- the LOC139120685 gene encoding solute carrier family 28 member 3-like isoform X2, with protein sequence MMRGISIFLVTNSLRLVPLILIVLLVLFAWWMDVFEIFRARPHHLISGFGLLVFILFSWLCSKRRGRVQWSVVCWGVGLQLAFGIFILRSTAGYVSFNFLGDQVQTFLEYTDVGSEFVFSAPLEVHFFLFKVLPVIIFCSYIIGLLDYVGIMGWIIKVCAWVMQYTMGVSGVEALCAAANIFVGPTIAPVMVKNYLHDLTPSELHCVVVGGLATVAGNVLGAYISFGISAAHLISASVISAPAALSVAKIFHPETRRPKTLTESNIIIEKGKEKNVLEAMVNAAQDGFMICGAIICQLIAILATLAFVNAVLAWLGSMVNCPQLTFQLICRYLLYPLAWLMGVEIADCEIVAELIGVKTFVNEFVAYLQLADHIKKGAISVRSQVIATYALCGFTNLGCIGIMIGALGPMMPDRKGELALTCIRAIFSATIACCMTACVAGLLYDDGRRLFDSSDIIDDIANATSSFLANTTDTPM